AGTTTATGTCCTGTTGACATACATTTTGTTTCTGTGAAAATGGTTGTCTCTTGTTGTGGTTCAGAGATTTCACACGGCTCTATCTTCACTTCTATGTAACACTTTGACTCTTCCATGTCTTCATCTGTTAGACTGGACACCTCTTCTTTGGGTACCAATGGTATTATATTCTTTTTGTCATCACAATCATCAATAGTATTCTCCATGTTGTTTGAACTAGAGTCCTTGGATTGTCCtgtttaaaagtttttcaaaTGTTAGGAATAGTAATCTGGTACATGAATTTTTGAATACATAACAGCAacctatcttaatatataaatgcaaaaggtcatcacaaaatctcgaaactCCTTGatttataaagatgaaatttggcagggaggtagtatagagttagtaggtatccactaagatcGGATTTTGCGGTAGGGCTGGAAtaaggaggtcaaagggcggacgaagtcgcgggcgtccgctagtatatatgaTTACTTTGGTCTACTATTGGTGGTTTAGAATAACGTTTTAGCTGCCTAATTTTCGAAATAATCATATAGAATTTTTGTGATAAAGCTAAATAATGTAATTGCACTCGAccactgatggtaagtgtagatgtggcctaaggtccAAAAAAATTGGAACACTgtctgtttaaatttttttcttttagcaGCCATGGTGGCCAGTATcgtggtgagattaaccatgtatgCAGATTGGTGAAAGATCATATCATATGCAGGACTAACCGGCATTACATACTGTCAAAGGCAGATTTTTCTaataagaaaaatcccaatatttttttttggcttgGCCCAGGATTCAAACTCTGGACCTGATTACCCTTAGCTGAATcagctaaccactgaaccaatgaggcagttattaTAGATGAGCACTGATTTAATTAAATGGCTAATCTTGTACTGTTCAGACCTTAGCATGCTCTGAGGCATAGGACCGTAACATCACCAAACTTCTAACACTGATctaagaatttttactgaaaattttttaaaagaaaaataaaatcagaatttcTGTCATCTAGGATCTTGTGTTCCAAAGCTACATAGCGGAACCAatgatttagttattttttttttatattataaagaaaactaCTATGAACCTGAACTTTTTGATGAAATGCCAATAGTTTCCAACTGTTTTGTAGATGTAGCCTCTGTCAAATCTTTTTCACACTCTTCAATTAGCGCTCTACGTTGTTTTTTAATAGCATACGGTCGTTGTGTAATGTTGGAAGTACGTTTTCTTCTATCTGGCTGACACTCGTACTTCCTAGGAATGCATCCTGGCTTCATACGAACTTGTGAAGCAGCGCCCATAACACAATACCTAACATAGTTCTCCATATCATTTGGTAACTGCAAAAGATAACATTTTTGGTAAATGTTTAATAGGTGTAAGTCTTCATATAGTATTGttcacaatttaaatttatgagGTTTTAAAACACCGATATTCTCAACCATACAggttatattcatttaaaaatttgaaaaatatgttgACTCGTTTTTGTAATTGGTACGAGATCAGATATCACATCCAACGGAAACGGATATATATAGTTCTAAAGTGCTGTATGTTCTATTCTGTGGTAATTACATATACTTATTAGTACTTACATCGAAATGGTCTTCGCAAAAATATAGTACGGAATTTGGAGATATAGTTGTTGGATCTCGCCCTGCAGATTCTAACCAcgtatttctaatttttttcttcattgGAACATGAATAAAAAGCTTATTCGGCGATTTTTTAGATGTATTACCACATTCAGGAACAGCACACCACCGATACACATTTGGattcatcattataataaaaaatttaaaatacaaatgaaagcgaagaacaaacaaataagaataATTTATAGCATGAGAAAATATTaagagtattttatttaatctttattCTTTCTACTGACTTGAGTAACCCGAATCACAATTCACAACAATCAGCTGTCAGTTTGCTTACGAAACGGCGACGTCACGACCAAGGAACCAAGATCGGTAACTGAAAAACATCAACGTTGACATCGATGCCATAATCGAAAGCTTAACATCAATGTTCGTTAATCACTATCTTTAATGCCAAAGATTATTCATCACAAACCCAACATTGATTTTGGGTAACATCATAATTTTATCACTGATAATTAACAacacaattataatatatactaattgtaattagtatatattaggtttattttaacattaaataaatactattttttttcgtatagCAACGTCGATGCTATAACATCTTTCCCTCGGTCATAGTTCTCTCGgtcatatttacaaaatactttatttgaaaatttatcgAAAGTGTAGTGACGTCCCATCGATCAATTTATGCTACAAAacgaatttataatttaatgtaatttataattaatagtcattctataaaataataggCTGAAAATGTtgattttcaagtatttttcatctaaaatattgataagaaattatacgaaaataaattttaacatgTATACCGTCCATTGTGACTGTTTTTCgcgaaatgaaaaaatatcgatgACAACTTTTCGATCCTTTGGTATAACGATATGGATCGTCTTACATCGACACGCGTTAAACGCAATCCAGCCGCGCTTATTTGAGGTCTGTGGAAGTTTTCCGATTGTGGAAAGTTTCAGTTCCCGGTTCTCTAATACTAATTCTATGGATCTTGTTTACCGTAGAGGGAAGAAAGAAAGACACTATCTTTAGGCCGTTTACTAACTTGAGCCTTATATCGATTGACGATTGAGAGTGAGATTTATTTTTTAGCAATATTATTATGGGAAAACCATATTAGTTGTTAAAGCTGTAGGTTTAATACACAAAGAAACttacaagaaaatatttatgatattgaTATGGACTAATTAACatattactttaataaaaatattttaaactcgGTATTTATTCGACGAATATGATAGTTAATTCGtctgaaatatatattataaagataattacTCTATGAGGAGACCATAAACAAAGCATGTCacggtaattaaaaaaaaacaaaaccaacCAATCAGCGCCAAACACACGATCGACGCTGCCACGTCAAGTAAGACTGGGCAAGTGTGAATGAAGTGGCAGTTTCGGCATTTTGTAGAAATTTGTCTTCCGTATTAAGTTAGTAGTTGTGTTTGAGCCATCGGAAATTGAAGATGCGCGCTTTGTTGTTAACTGTAGCGATAGCCCTACTGGGCGTTGCGCTCGCCGACGATATTCCCACCGAAGATAATGTGCTTGTACTTAGTAAACCAATTTTCGATGATGTTATTTCTTCAAACGACTACGTTTTAGTTGAATTCTGTAAGTATACATCGcagtattaatatattaatcaataatctaTCGATCGTATTGTTTAAAGTTTCAtaattgttgatttttttatcaatacgaTGTGCCGGGCGGCATTGCACTAACTTTGTAAATATGCGTACGTCACAGATGCGCCATGGTGCGGCCACTGCAAATCCCTTGCGCCGGAGTATGCCAAAGCTGCCACGAAGCTGCTGGCGGAAGAGTCTCCTATCAAGCTGGCCAAGGTGGACGCTACCCAGGAGCAAGATCTTGCAGAGTTCTACAAAGTCAAGGGATACCCTACTCTCATTTTCTTCAAGAAAGGAAGCACTGTTGATTATTCTGGTAAGAATCTATTTAGATAAATTTCTTCATATTCACTATaatgttaggtttattttttttacattaaccaCATGTCACatggatttatttttttgtcttgaAAGATGTAACCTATAAAAACTTTAACATTGCATCCTTATGTTAAAAACCTGTTAATAGTGGATGTGACAATAAACCCTGATCCTCTTAAATATGACTTTACCTCCTAAATGGTGGccaaaaaaaagcattttatcATACTTAATCAAGAAAATGCTTATATATCTAAGTACTTAAATCTAGCAtatcagaaatattttaaatttctaattaACCATAgccttttttcaataaaatcttggtaaatgtttataaacataCACCAAGCTTGTAATGCTTTGTTACTTGTAATTACACAGCCTAACATATTCTGCATGCTTTAATTAATGGATAACCATACAATCTGAGTGTTTGTAAATTCAGTAAGTTGAATGTATAATGCGGGAGAGGAAAATATGAAATCcggcaggaaccatggattttcccgagataaaagtagcctatgcattaatccagaataaaagctatttcaattccaaatttcagcttaatctgttcagtagtagcggcgttaaagagtaacaaacatccatttaAACTTctgtgtttataaatattagtaggatgggtGTGTGTATACTATATATCACATTTACATACAGACAGTATTAAAGACTTTAGAAAACCTGTTAAAATCTcagtatttttatctttttaaaactAATCCTTCTTatctgataaaaataattaaacaagtaTCACAGGCTTTAATAAagaattatcataatataaatcaatttaatagaCAAGTAAAAGaaagtatgtatatatatcatGTTTTTGTAACTTGATTTTTGCTATGACCACTATTTGTTGTAAATTTAAATCATATCTTGAGTACAGTAGATTAAGATTCTCAGCACTCAGAACAATTTTTTGTAAAACCAGGTGGCCGTCAAGCTGACGACATCGTCGCATGGCTGAAGAAGAAGACTGGCCCGCCAGCTATCGAAGTTACATCAGCCGAGCAGGCCAAGCAACTCACCTCGGAGAACCCAGTTGCAGTATTTGGTTTCTTCCCCGACCAAACCTCGGACAGAGCTGTATCGTTCCTGAACACCGCCAGCTCTGTTGATGACCAACTGTTTGCCATTGTCACTGATGAGAAAGTCGCAGCAGAGCTCGGAGCTCAACCTGATGATGTTGTGCTGTTTAAGAACGTAAGTaatgattaaaattataatgaatagTTAAAATGATACAatcaatattaacaattgtTTAAAGTTTGATATGATAAGTTCTGATTGGTCTGCCTGTATGGCcagaccttttttttattctttacaagttagtccttgattacgtcttcacctgatggtaagtgatgatgcaatctaagatggaaccgggctaacttgttagtggcggtacttctttgccagtagggtggtaactacccacggccatagtcttccaccagccagatccTGGTTccattaagaaaacatcaattgCCCCAGCCtgggaacccaggacctccgtcttgtaaatccaccaccaAGTCTGGCAAAGGGTAGCAACAACCTATGTTTCAGGTGACTGAGGGCATGATTCAAAATACAatagattagataataatttatttgttggtacaATACATTGAACACTTAAatctattttgtattaaaacttagttgtaaatattttctcattttatcccaagaaaatatagaaaaaaaattacacagaCAATATGGAAATTTTTTGCCTGCTACTTCTCAGTTACTGTAACCCAAGTCCAGATTTGACTACCATATTTAACTATTGGTAGCAGTACCCAAACtaagttttttaaaagaagGTCTGGCAATTACAGGCTGTATTacaatgaatttaaattttcattgtaGCACAGCAGTAGTGATCATctttgacaacccatattcggctcactgttgagcacgagtctcctctcagactgagaggggtttagggcttagtccaccatgctggccaaatgccgattcacacgcgtagagaattaatcTAGGTTAGAGAGGATTGTCTTTCTAAGGGACCCTGAAATACTGTTAAGTAATTAATatgagtaaaaatataaatgattttatttgttGGTATGATAAGACATTCAAATGTGTTTCTTATCAGAATGTCACCATGTCATTGGGTATTTTAATGTTacagctttttatttttaagtgataaatttgttgtatttaacaGTTATATATATTGTCCATGCATATGAATGATTGCATCAAAGTATTTTAAGTAGATTTCCTATCATCCAAATCTCAtcacatttattacaaaactcGGTTTTTTCGCGTGGAATTCgatttaaactttcaacccctatttcattcctttttatatacatttttatattttatatacatattataattattaatagtccactaatatttttttcataactgTGTGAACTTTCGTAACTAACAATGTAGGACTTAAagttgttattttcttttattagaaGATTTTTGtgctattttttctttcatacaTCTTCATATACTAACAATTAATGTACAATATGAAATTTCAGTAGTTTACTTTCAATTGCTTGATTATTTGTAACTTTGATACATAAAAAAGATAACTATTTGTCATGTTTAAACCACCAATGTAACTAAAGGAGAAAGGGGACTATTCATAGTGTTTAAAAGATAATCCCATTGAACTGTTAGGCTCCGTCTTTACGACACCGCACCAgcaccggcgccgcaccgcaaaTTGGTGTACAAAAGCAAAAATCGCACCCGCGTCACATCGCACCCGCACCGATACCGCAATGGCACCGCACCGTAACCGCACCTGCACCACTACCTGCACCACTACCTGCACCACTACTAGTACCACTACCGGACCAGCGCCCCGCCGCACCCGCACAGCTACTGCACTGGCGCCGCACCACACCCGCGCCTGCACCGCTAACGCACCGGCCCCCCAGCGCACCCGCACATGCACCGTTACCGCACCGACGCCCCACCGCACCCGCACCGCTACCGCACCGGCGCCCCACCGCACCCGCACCTGAACCGTTACCGCACCTGCGCCGCACTACACCCGCGCCTGAACCCTTACCGCACCGGCGCCCCACCGCACCCGCACCTGAACCGTTACCGCACCGGCGCCGCACCACACCCGCGCTTGAACCTTTACCGCGCCCGCGCCACATAGCACCCGCCCCGCTACCGTTTCAGCGCCACTCCGCACCTGCACTGCTGCCGCATCGCCgccgtaattttatgaagtgaAAATTCTAAGCACCTTTCACATAGCTATTAATAggataattttatacaattcgTTTTTATTCATATATACTACTAAATCTAATACTAGATCAGCCGGCCAATTCACTAGACGTATATTAGCTACCTAATGTAATTAACATCAAAGTAATAACAACCGCAGTTTTCGTATTACgcaaattattaacaataaacATAACGTCAACTCTGCAATATTTACTTattctatgatatccacgaatgtcagtaggcaccggatgacattttaacCTCTAATCTCAGTTTTtatcagttagcattaaatagtaaatacgaaatcacgtgatttaaaaattactaacaaTTACTAGTTCAAAAACTTTGTAGATGTCCATTAACATACGGCAAAGATAGTAAATTGATCTGCTGATCACAAAATAGAAACaaatattagttaaatattttttatttaagttatgaAGTTTtccgaaaaagaaaaagtaaagttgtagcaaaaattaatattgttttactttATCTTAGAAGATGtaaacttgtaaaatattactttacggGTATAATATCTTAGAACATTTCAGTAAAGTCAGCATAATTAaaatcaatgattattttattttgttacactTACGAAATTATCTTTTGTTTCTAATCAGTAGCAACAACTTCAAAGATCCAAAAAAGCACTTCCTACCCTAAAGACTCTTTAACAAACAATAAGATCATGCTTATTAAACACTTTGGCAAACGatgcattattttattgattacgATTGTACTGAGTTAACcttaatagattattattatgctATTTCTTTTTAGAACTTTAATAGGCAAACAGCTTCGATAAGCTGAATTTTCGCATAAGTGTGATCGATTACACAGCAAACGAAATGGAAGCTcttaaaaggattttttttggcCGTTTTCGCTACATTTTTCATTGTTACTCCAGTTCTATTGTTCTATGACCTTCTTTAATAAATGGACTGACtatcaatacaaaaatattttttcaatttatagaAAGAATTTCTGCCATAACTCAAGACTTATTCAAGACAAAGAcggaaaaaaatcaactttTGTTCTTGCCACTGTTTGTGTagaaaaaaacaagtaaaatttactttttctcGCCCAACTTAGACATTGTAGAACATATACGTATACCAATGTGAGAAAACAGTCATAATATGTATAGTCCCGTACACGATAATGCTGTGTAAACGGTgcttaaaattaattgattatgatgatatattAATCTTAAAGAAAGGTGCTTACAATGTCAAGAAATTGCGGCGCCGCGCCGGTGTGAGTGCAGCATATACAAATGAACGCTTAACATACCTTCCTCACATAGTCTATTTCGCTTGGACAAATGATAAAAAGCTATATTAAGTTTTAACAACAGATCAAAATTTAAGAGATTGACAGAACATGATTCTCAGTCTGAAAATTAAGGGTAATAGTAGTCAAAATGAAGtaaatttttctaaatttttttattaaaaaaaataattttgttataaacaGTTTGAAGACCCGAAAGTCAAATACGAAGCGGCGGAGTTCTCAGAGGAGCTGCTGAAGACCTGGGTGTTTGTGCAGAGCATGCCGACCATTGTCGAGTTCTCGCACGAGACCGCCTCCAAGATCTTCGGTGGACAGATCAAATACCACCTGCTGTTGTTCCTGTCCAAGGtgagttaatataataattctttattaaccgacttccaaaaaggaggaggttctacgttcggctgtatgtatgttttttttttttttttttttttttttttttttatgtatgtccagcgataattccgtcatttgtagaccgattttgaaaattctttttttgttttgaagggtttgatttcagggtggtcccatttttttcatgtcaggatctgatgatggcgtcctggagaaatcgagaggaactttcgaaaatcgtagagacggctagtgcg
The DNA window shown above is from Bicyclus anynana chromosome 15, ilBicAnyn1.1, whole genome shotgun sequence and carries:
- the LOC112052866 gene encoding protein disulfide-isomerase, which codes for MRALLLTVAIALLGVALADDIPTEDNVLVLSKPIFDDVISSNDYVLVEFYAPWCGHCKSLAPEYAKAATKLLAEESPIKLAKVDATQEQDLAEFYKVKGYPTLIFFKKGSTVDYSGGRQADDIVAWLKKKTGPPAIEVTSAEQAKQLTSENPVAVFGFFPDQTSDRAVSFLNTASSVDDQLFAIVTDEKVAAELGAQPDDVVLFKNFEDPKVKYEAAEFSEELLKTWVFVQSMPTIVEFSHETASKIFGGQIKYHLLLFLSKKNGDFEKYLDELKPVAKNYRDKIMSVAIDTDEDDHQRILEFFGMKKEEVPSARLIALEQDMAKYKPASDELNANTVEEFVQSFFAGTLKQHLLSETLPEDWAAKPVKVLVATNFDEVVFDSNKKVLVEFYAPWCGHCKQLVPMYEKLGEHFEKDDDVVIAKIDATANELEHTKVTSFPTIKLYTKDNQVREYNGERTLAALTKFVETDGEGAEPVPSVSEEEEDDEAAPRDEL